One bacterium DNA window includes the following coding sequences:
- a CDS encoding nuclear transport factor 2 family protein: MLQVDPHAFAESWAAAWRRREIDSVVAYYAEDCEFISPNAIPLTGRARIKGRAALAAYWHEARENLKRVEIDVDHVVWDERSKTLVVIYDSVFDDLVGRAAEAMQFNDEGKIERGEAFFGAPIRAVD, encoded by the coding sequence ATGCTGCAGGTTGATCCTCACGCGTTCGCGGAAAGTTGGGCCGCCGCCTGGCGGCGGCGCGAAATCGACTCCGTCGTCGCGTACTACGCCGAAGACTGCGAGTTCATCAGCCCGAACGCGATTCCGCTGACCGGGCGCGCGCGCATCAAGGGGCGGGCGGCGCTCGCCGCCTACTGGCACGAGGCGCGGGAGAACCTAAAACGGGTCGAGATCGACGTCGACCACGTCGTCTGGGACGAGCGGTCCAAGACGCTGGTGGTCATCTACGACAGCGTCTTCGACGACCTCGTCGGCCGCGCCGCGGAGGCGATGCAGTTCAACGACGAGGGGAAGATCGAGCGGGGCGAGGCGTTCTTCGGCGCCCCG